Proteins encoded together in one Bactrocera neohumeralis isolate Rockhampton chromosome 4, APGP_CSIRO_Bneo_wtdbg2-racon-allhic-juicebox.fasta_v2, whole genome shotgun sequence window:
- the LOC126756123 gene encoding uncharacterized protein LOC126756123 isoform X2 encodes MKIISLLSLAVCVAATMAMPSKVSTTYNDNYPALKDELCNDHDYRTDNFNLFGQLIYLLLTLPDEDNYTKFNCRNYLSISKKALAVLLRLRNIDKMNYEKFDSHPKRTLDSIGGGHLIKRSEKFDF; translated from the exons atgaaaattatttcctTATTATCTTTAGCCGTTTGTGTTGCAGCTACAATGGCTATGCCATCAAAG gtCTCAACAACGTATAATGATAATTATCCGGCTTTAAAAG ATGAACTGTGCAACGACCACGACTATCGAACAGACAACTTCAATTTATTTGGGCAACTAATTTATCTACTTTTGACATTACCAGACGAAGATAACTATACAAAATTCAATTGCCGTAATTACttaagtatttcaaaaaaagcaCTGGCTGTACTTCTTCGACTTAGAAATATTGACAAAATGAACTATGAAAAATTCGACTCCCATCCTAAGAGAACTTTAGATAGTATTGGTGGTGgacatttaataaaaagaagcgaaaaattcgacttttaa
- the LOC126756123 gene encoding uncharacterized protein LOC126756123 isoform X1: MKIISLLSLAVCVAATMAMPSKVSTTYNDNYPALKADFKDMNLDNIYVRMLMDLDNRIRRCLLSNSFDNILTIIQNRCVPPKCDLKKLLWNMYATHENVPFLEEDSWNSNKIKKNFDEIDKTSASFSTLNQLI; encoded by the exons atgaaaattatttcctTATTATCTTTAGCCGTTTGTGTTGCAGCTACAATGGCTATGCCATCAAAG gtCTCAACAACGTATAATGATAATTATCCGGCTTTAAAAG CTGACTTTAAAGACATGAATCTGGACAATATATACGTAAG GATGCTTATGGATTTGGACAACAGGATCCGACGATGCCTCTTATCAAACTCTTTCGATAATATTTTGACTATCATACAGAACAGATGCGTGCCACCGAAATGTGATTTAAAAAAGCTCTTGTGGAACATGTATGCTACACACGAAAATGTGCCTTTTCTAGAGGAAGACAGTTGgaatagcaacaaaataaaaaaaaattttgatgaaattgacAAGACTTCCGCCTCTTTCAGCACTCTGAATCAATTGATTTAA